From a single Rutidosis leptorrhynchoides isolate AG116_Rl617_1_P2 chromosome 5, CSIRO_AGI_Rlap_v1, whole genome shotgun sequence genomic region:
- the LOC139846978 gene encoding geranylgeranyl pyrophosphate synthase, chloroplastic-like: MMMSLANPTSSVYGCPVTIRSTQTIFYPTRLPQPISPFSSTSAVLSTQHHSTPPEKPITKNPPPPFDFDFKSYMIEKADLVNQALNDAVPLKEPIKIHESMRYSLLAGGKRVRPMLCIAACDLVGGDISTAMPSACAVEMIHTMSLMHDDLPCMDNDDFRRGKPTNHVVYGEEIAILGGDALLSFSFEHIATATKNVPADRIVRSIAKLANCVGTNGLVAGQVVDICSEGTDVGLDKLEFIHLHKTAALLEASVVIGAIMGGGTDDEIEKLRKFARSIGLLFQVVDDILDVTKSTEELGKTAGKDLATDKTTYPKLLGIEKSREFAEKLNNEAKQYLVEFDNIKAAPLIALANYIAYRQN; this comes from the coding sequence ATGATGATGAGTCTTGCAAACCCCACAAGTTCGGTTTATGGATGTCCAGTTACAATCAGATCTACCCAAACAATTTTCTACCCGACCCGATTACCCCAACCCATTTCTCCATTCTCTTCAACCTCTGCAGTTTTAAGCACCCAACACCACTCAACCCCACCAGAAAAACCAATTACTAAAAACCCCCCACCACCATTTGATTTTGATTTCAAATCCTACATGATTGAAAAGGCTGATTTGGTAAACCAAGCCTTAAACGACGCCGTTCCACTAAAAGAGCCAATTAAAATCCACGAATCTATGCGGTACTCCCTTCTCGCCGGCGGCAAACGCGTCCGTCCTATGCTATGTATTGCCGCCTGCGACCTCGTCGGCGGCGACATCTCAACCGCGATGCCCTCCGCCTGCGCCGTCGAAATGATCCACACTATGTCGTTAATGCACGACGATTTACCTTGCATGGATAACGACGATTTCCGCCGTGGAAAACCGACAAACCACGTTGTTTACGGCGAAGAAATCGCTATCCTAGGTGGCGACGCTTTGCTGTCGTTTTCATTCGAACATATTGCCACCGCGACAAAAAATGTCCCAGCCGACCGAATTGTTCGGTCAATCGCGAAGTTAGCTAATTGTGTGGGGACCAATGGATTAGTGGCAGGACAAGTGGTTGACATCTGTTCAGAAGGAACGGATGTTGGTTTAGATAAATTAGAATTTATTCATTTACATAAAACGGCAGCGTTGCTAGAAGCTTCCGTGGTTATCGGAGCTATTATGGGAGGTGGGACCGATGATGAAATCGAAAAATTAAGAAAATTTGCGAGATCAATTGGGTTGTTGTTTCAAGTAGTTGATGATATACTTGATGTTACAAAATCAACCGAAGAATTAGGGAAAACAGCGGGGAAAGATTTGGCAACGGATAAAACAACGTATCCGAAATTATTGGGAATTGAAAAATCACGAGAATTTGCCGAGAAATTGAATAACGAAGCTAAACAGTATTTGGTTGAGTTTGATAATATTAAAGCAGCACCTTTAATTGCACTTGCTAATTACATTGCGTATAGGCAAAATTGA